The genome window GGGTTGGCGGCAGTGCTCAACACGAAGCCTTGCATAGACGTTGTTGCCCAAGTTAGCAATGGTAGAGAGGTTGTTGAACAATTCCGACAACATCAACCTGATGT of Oscillatoria sp. FACHB-1407 contains these proteins:
- a CDS encoding response regulator transcription factor, translating into MVVAHPPSKIIRVLVADDHPVVRDGLAAVLNTKPCIDVVAQVSNGREVVEQFRQHQPDV